In Salvia miltiorrhiza cultivar Shanhuang (shh) chromosome 4, IMPLAD_Smil_shh, whole genome shotgun sequence, the DNA window ATATTTTTGTTTGATGGAATTTGAGGCTTATATATGTTTACTACTTTGTGCAGAGGGTGCTATGGCAGGAGCTAAAGCAGCTGTTGTTGCTACTATTGCTACTGCTATCCCAACTGTAACTATATGATTTCTTACtttcaaatttatatatcttcCATCTTTTATACTCCATTCATCCTCCCAAAATAATCCTaatctcattttatttataatatatgcGATTGCAGGTGGCAAGTGCAAGAATGTTGCCTTGGGCAAAGGCCCATCTCAACCCCACCGCACAAGCTCTCATAGTCTCCACTGGTAAGTAAATTAAAGCTTTTCTTTAATtagtatattaaattttaaagtgtGTTAATTAATTTACATTTATACTTAATTTATATGCAGTGGCTGGAATGGCATACTTCATAGTGGCTGACAAGACTGTCCTCGCAACCGCTCGCCGCAACTCCTTCAACCAATCtcacaaattttaattcaacaCTACtgctatttatatatatagctatCATCTTTAAATCTCTCTAATGTACCCAACTCTAACCCTGCAGATTAATTATTAAGTTTCTATGCTACAAATATAGAGTTGgcttaattaattgatcacgtATGTGAAAGTGCTTCCATATATCAATGTATTGCATCCAAATGTTATAAATGATGTTATTACTCAATATGAGTGATGAAACTTATGAATGTGCCGCTGATATTCTTATTTACAAGTATGTTatagattatttattttagaaaaatcgagagaaaaaaaataataaaaaatgtatacatagtaaaaaaaaattacgagGCTACCGCCTAAATCGTCGTTAACTTCGATTGCCAATATATAAAACAatgaataaaattttgaaatagccaaaatgaatcataaaacacaaattatggccactcattgaaaaaacataaattttggccatttttatagctttgggacgtttttgcccttaattgggcagactgggtagggtcaggaacgcgggtcgcgtgccgggtaggatcaagCACGCGGGTcaggttaggcacttatggcccTATTAATACAAGGCAtgagaagtaaaaaaaaaaaaattgcttggGGGTGGATGGGGTCGGGGGTCGGGGGGCAGGGGAGTAAAAAACAAATAtcgcttgggggtgggtggtgggggggagGGTGGGGTCAAGGGGTAGATAGGGCGCagacaattaaaaaaataaaaaaataatttttttttacttaggggtatattaggcatattgcctaattaatggccataatttgtgttttttcaattagtggccaaatattgtgtttgcatcttcaatgtggccatttgacaccattgtttctaAACAgttgtattaaatttataataatacatTGCAAGAAAGACATAATTCTTTTTTAAGACAtgccattaataataaatactacatccgttcataaaaaatagtccatttttgtcattttaggaTGTTCACAACAATTagtctctttctatttttaaaaaatatctatCACATATTGGGGGcttattctccactcacaatataattaattgtcATTAACCTTTTAGGTGGGTCCCTTTCTTCACTAATaatacaataactatttttattaaaacttgtgtcgtcTCTTActaggattattttttatagacggagggagtatagaaCAATAGTAACACCAATAATAAGGATAGAACAATCGTGTTCATAACACATTAGACTTCAATTATCAGCGACCTCAACTCTCAAAGGTTGGCCTGCCACGTCCGTAAgtggaatttaaaaaaaaaatgggattGAATCAACACAATCGACCGACCACGGTCTCATGGGAACCAAATTCAAATCTGTGGTCTCCTTGCTTTTTTGGATAAAAATTTGATGATGTGTTACTATTATTGGTTGGATgtttttaatttagatattagatattagatattaatataaaattatatatatcaaaatttataattttaatttctctattaTAGTCCTCATTTGTTATATTTATACATTCActaaaattttctcatttttcgCAATGGAtcctagaatttttttttttcagaattcTCAAAATTTCTCAAACTCCCAAGATTATTATCCTAATATTGATAATATTAATAGTGAAGTTTTTGGATCTGGTTCAAACCCCCAATTTCCATATGATCTCACTCATGAAAATTTCACTAAAGAAAATATCCACCCCACAAACACAAACACTTCCAGCGGTCCGAAAGGTTGGAAATGATCAAGAAGACTTGGCGCTCATGTATATATGCTTGGTGTAATTGTAGCTTGAATGCAATTGTTGGCACTAATCAAAATAGTGTCACTTGATGGAAACGCATTTGGGAAATGTATGAAGAATCTCGAGCTGATAACTCGCGGTTAATGGGAGAGAAAAGAACCATGGAGTCATTGAGAAATCGTTACAAGAGGTTGAATACGAATGTAACCAAGTGGGTGAGTGCATATGCTCGAAAAAGTAGCGGCATGTCTTATGCAGATGTTGAGAAGGAAGCTCAAATTTTTTATGGAAAAGCTAAGTTTACACACCATAAGACTTTTGAAAAAGTCATGCGTCATCATCTAAAGTGGAAATTGAAGTTGGGCAGTGAGCGTACGCGTGCCCGTGCAGTTGATGGTGAAGATGATGTTGAAGAAGATCGTGATGGttcaaaaaaaatcaagaaccaTCGAGGAAGATGAGAATCCAAACAACTCCACCTCTGAAACTCCTGTAAGTGAAACTTCAACAATTTGCCGTTCTATTGGTAGAGATAAAGcaaaaacaaaagcaaaaagaaaCGGAAAAGCCAAAATATCACAACAGTCGGTTATTTCTAAGGATTTTACTGCAGAACTTCAAGCGATGAGGATCGTACGTGAGAAGGAAACCGATGCAATTAACAGAATGGGAGATATTAGGATGCAATCCACTTTGATGATGTCAAAATGGAATGTGCTTAACACGTTGTTGGGTAAAAACAACTTATCTCCTCAAGAAGAGTCTATGAAAAATCGACTTATGGCAAAATCATTTCGGAAGCAGTTGCATCTCAAGACTTATCGATCTGGCACGCATTTTTTGAAACTCCAGGTTCGAGAAATGATATCACCGTGCTTGAACAATCTCCCGTTTTCAATGATATCTTGGAAGGTCGAGCACCAAAGGTTAGTTATGTGGTAAATGGCCATGAAAAGAATATGAGATATAATCTCACTGATGGTATATATCCTTCATGGGCAGCATTTGTGAAATCTGTTAATGGTGCACAAACTCGAAAGCATCAACTGTTTGCTCAAAATCAAGAGGCTGCTTGAAAAGATGTTGAGCGAGCATTTAGAGTTTTACAAGCTCGTTTCAATTTTATCAAACGACCATGTCTCATGTGGGATCGTGATATGATGGGAAAAGTAATGTTTGCTTGCATTATTATGCACAATATGATAGTGGAAGACGAGTGGCACACTTACCTAAATTACTGTGATCCTACAGAATTTATGAAAGTTAGAAGGTTTAATAGCCAAAGTGGAGATGTTGAAGCTAATGATGAtcctaattttgaattttcaacaGCACGGATTGCAAGTCTAGCTAGCTATATGAGGAATAAGGCACAACTTCGTAATAGAGAAGTTCACAATGCTCTAAAAACGACTTGATATAACATATTTGGCAAAAGTTTGGCCCTGAAAATTAAATGTGTAATTTTTCGCACATGTGTTTGAAACACAATTTGCTTGTTTGTAATTTCGTattgatatatttttaatttaatttgtgatttcttgataatgatattgtttatttattgctCAATTTTTGacattttagtattttttattaaggggttattgccataaaatacatcaagttcgTCAATTTCCTGATTTATATCATCACCTTTTTTTTGgctaaaaaatacatgaatttataatttattcgtAAAAATCTCACGATGAATATCTCCGTCGAAATCGAAACTTATGTGTCATTTACGTGGCTTATGTGGCACTAATGtggcatttaatttatttgagaatgatgatgtgtTGCCACTCCCCACCCACCCCTGCACCCACCCCACAGATCGTCCCCTTCCCCCCCTCCCTCCCCCCAACCCAACAGACCGTCCCCCTCCCTCACCTCCCGCAGCTGCCACTTCTCCTGCCCGACGGGCGgagccttccccttcccccaacCTTGCCGCCACCACTTCCCCTCTCGATCTCTGCCGCCTTCACCAAAAGTATTCCAATTTGCAGATTTGTAATTGAGCATGGTGAAATTGGTGGTTTCAGTCGAATTTTTGAAGAAATTGGTGGTTTTGGTCGAGGGAGAGAGACTGGAGGGTGGGCTCTGTTGGTGGAGGAGGGCGGCGAAGGGGGGAGGTTCTGCTGGTCGGGGAGGACGGCGGAGAGGGGGCTCTGCTGGTGGGGGAAGGCGGCAGCCCGGATCGACGAGATCAATCTGGACAGCCTCGCTGCGGCCCAGATCGAGAGGGGCGCGATTGAGGAGCTGGTTGACGAGTCCCTTGGGTATGGGATGGATGCGGAGACTGCGAGGATGATTGAGGTGGTGGCGTCACTGGCGTTTAGGCGCCTGCAGGCGGAGAAGGAGGCCAGGCTCTCTATGGATGAGGTTTTGAGTTGCTTGAATGAGATTATGGAATGTGATGTTGTCGTGGTGGAGAAGAAGACGAAGGGGGAGTTTGAGTGTGAGAGGGGGGCGGCAGTGGTGACGTTAccgtcgccggagaaggaagaagggggagtggttgtgcgtgtgtgtgcggcgcagtgggtgtgtgcgtgtgtttgtgtgtgtacaTGTGTgtctgtgagagagagagagagaagtgtgtgtatgtgtgatttGGCAATTCCGAAAGCTACGTTGGCAATTTCGGCAGCCACCTCAGATTAATTTGTGCGAAATTATAAATGGTGGGACAATTAcaaacaaattataaattcgtgtattttctggcaaaaaaaaaaagtgatgatatTAACCAGAAAATTGgtaaacttgatgtattttatggcaataaccccttttattaaaatataatttatttttttatttttattatatgtaatttttatACTTAAAGAAATATAATAATCTTATAAATATAGTGATTGGATGGTTGGAATGGTCATTGATAAATCTCTCAAAATGTGTGTAGTTGGAGTAGTAAAAACTGCTATTTATAGTTATTGCCATACATGGTAAGATATTTACATAAATATCGATAATAGTTCGAGTTTTTTGGTTTCTTCATTCGAGTTGTTTAGGAAAACGAATTTTTGGTTTGAATTTGTGAAAACCACACAAAATCTAGagttttaattatatatttgtataatattagttttaatattaatattttggtTTTTGTGcgatttgattttaattttgaaaatgtTGAATAATTTGACtcgattttatttgttttaaaaaaataaattacaaaaaacgcATGCTCAGCCCCTAAATAGTTTCCTTTTGCGTATTGGTCTGTGAGAGAAACCCTGTAAAGATGAGCTCTTCAGTTTCCATGTTTACACTAGCACCTCCTCGATCCCACCGCTGCCTCTACACACTCTCATTTTTATAGTTGTTGCAATAAAATTCTTCTCTTTTTATGAATTGAACAAAAAGGGAAGCAGAGAAGAAAACAcccaatttcttttcttttctttttttgtgagAAATGATGGGCgataaagagaaaaagaagaagaagaagagaggtgGAGCGAAGAGGAAGATGACAGTTGAGCAGACGGCGGCGTACAAAGCTGTGAGGGAGTGGGTTTTTTTGGAGCAGTCGAATGGTAGTAGCAATTCAATGAGTAGTTGTGTAGTGGATGATGATTTTGGGGTGCAATGCTACCAGCCCAAGGAGAAGCTTCTCTTTGAATTTCATTGCCACACAACATGCAGCGATGGATTCTTGTCCCCTTCCAAGCTTGTCGAGAGAGCTCATCACAGAGGggtctgctctctctctctctctctctctctctctctctctctctctctctgtgttgTGGTTGTGCATTGCATGTGCAGTTTGTGTTTGAATGAATGTTTCTTTAGAAAAGATTGATGGTTTTGAGAGGCTGAAGATTTTTGTTGACTGTTGTCTTTTAGATTTGAATTTTCACTGAACTGTATTGTGATAGTCAATCGGAGTGTTCGTTTGGGTGGATTAGACGGGATTTAGTCTCATGATATGTTTCGATTGGGTGGACTCGGCCTCGGGACAATGCCACATAGGATTAGACAAGAGTTTGATTGTCAATGGGAGTGTTATGTTTGATGGCTTAGACAGGATTTACTCTCATGATATGTTGTTCGTTTGGTGGACTCGGGCCCTGTGCTTAGTCTTGGAACAGTGCAACGTAGGATTAGTCTTGCATAATGAGTCTTGGCCTCTCCCGATGAAAAAATTAATCTCAGGCCAATTTAATTTCGAGTAACCTAAAATGTATTTGGGATAGGTTCTGAAAGTGTATTAGAACATCCTATAGTTAACTTTTATATGCTGAGATTCTTGCCCCTTTGAGTAAAAATCTGCCACATtggttgattttttttcaagaGTACTGTTACAAAGAAAGGAGCTATAACCTTCTTCAAGCTCAGttttcttttacaattttaaaCATGTGTAGTGCAAGATTTCATAAAATGTCAGCATGTCAAGAACTGTTGGAAGCTTTTTCAATGTATGCCAGAACATGATTTTAAGTGAAGAACAGTATGGATATACTGTATGAATTGTACAAGTATTTCAGAACTTGAAGAGGAATTTGTCTG includes these proteins:
- the LOC131019447 gene encoding early nodulin-93-like, translated to MGRRNLGDGPSLASLDQKLALAKRCSQEGAMAGAKAAVVATIATAIPTVASARMLPWAKAHLNPTAQALIVSTVAGMAYFIVADKTVLATARRNSFNQSHKF